A genome region from Helicobacter jaachi includes the following:
- a CDS encoding methyl-accepting chemotaxis protein: MKWQDILVLALLVVGIGLDVYTNGLSMVSAIFVLIGIVWILNYLLSRKDRRLVQALLLTMQEYTHGKFEARITHIKGKSAISKICECVNDFADHLEAFLREVKTAIECSREGKYYRKAIMEGLNGTFAQNIEGINQALSEIEKNAKDSIRNALSKNLMNLSLTSQNTNLDSISHTLNEDIVHMKKVDLNIRDIRTLALNSKEDVTNLTSSIGELLTLIEANNQSIENLAQKSSDIGNVVELINDIAEQTNLLALNAAIEAARAGEHGRGFAVVADEVRKLAEKTQKATNEISISIQSMQQEVGSIEEGGEEVSKITSVSESKLQSFKEVFDKMEANSHSLNDIFTQLYKRLVLSVTKLDHIVFKSNLYLCLNTQQNHTSLQTNNPISSLVDDKDTNAIIYALLPQAELENISQRLKQDALNAVAFIGEELTQESSAKILEDVKEVEQSSAVLLEHLTPKE, from the coding sequence ATGAAATGGCAAGATATATTAGTGCTTGCCTTGTTGGTAGTGGGCATAGGGCTTGATGTGTATACAAATGGGCTAAGCATGGTAAGCGCGATATTTGTGCTTATTGGTATTGTGTGGATTCTAAACTATTTGCTTTCACGCAAAGATAGGCGCTTAGTGCAAGCACTACTGCTTACCATGCAGGAATACACGCATGGTAAGTTTGAGGCGCGCATTACGCATATCAAGGGTAAAAGCGCAATATCAAAGATTTGTGAGTGCGTGAATGATTTTGCTGACCATTTGGAAGCCTTTTTGCGCGAGGTAAAAACTGCCATTGAATGCTCAAGAGAGGGTAAATATTATCGCAAGGCTATTATGGAGGGCTTAAATGGCACTTTCGCACAAAATATCGAGGGCATTAATCAGGCATTAAGCGAGATTGAAAAAAACGCCAAAGATTCTATCCGCAACGCCCTCTCAAAAAATTTAATGAATCTTAGCCTCACTAGCCAAAATACCAACCTCGATAGTATCTCCCACACACTTAATGAAGATATCGTGCATATGAAAAAGGTGGATTTAAATATCCGCGATATTCGCACTTTAGCCCTTAATAGCAAAGAAGATGTAACCAATCTCACAAGCTCCATTGGCGAGCTGCTCACGCTTATTGAGGCAAATAATCAATCAATTGAAAATCTAGCGCAAAAATCAAGCGATATTGGCAATGTCGTAGAGCTTATTAATGACATTGCCGAGCAGACCAATCTTTTAGCGCTCAATGCCGCTATCGAAGCCGCACGCGCGGGCGAGCATGGGCGGGGCTTTGCTGTGGTGGCAGATGAAGTGCGAAAACTCGCAGAAAAAACACAAAAAGCCACCAATGAAATTTCTATTTCTATCCAAAGTATGCAGCAAGAAGTAGGTAGCATTGAAGAGGGCGGCGAGGAAGTGAGCAAAATCACTTCCGTTTCAGAATCTAAACTGCAAAGTTTCAAAGAAGTATTTGATAAAATGGAGGCAAATAGCCATTCTTTAAACGATATCTTTACCCAGCTCTACAAGCGCCTCGTGCTTTCTGTGACAAAGCTTGACCATATTGTGTTTAAATCAAATCTCTATTTGTGCCTTAACACTCAGCAAAACCATACAAGTTTGCAAACAAATAATCCTATTTCTTCTCTGGTTGATGACAAAGATACAAATGCCATTATTTACGCACTGCTACCACAAGCAGAGCTTGAAAACATTAGCCAAAGATTAAAGCAGGACGCACTTAATGCGGTGGCTTTCATCGGAGAGGAACTCACACAAGAGAGTTCGGCAAAAATTTTAGAAGATGTCAAAGAAGTGGAGCAAAGCTCTGCCGTGCTGCTTGAGCATTTAACTCCCAAAGAGTAG
- the dnaA gene encoding chromosomal replication initiator protein DnaA: MSIDNILKKLKTKLSESEYASYISLMEYDESASRTDTEVFYVPNMFVANWIKSNYLEIIAHAFEDENTLGIRPEIHIKVRKQNHNVKSVNLNKIAMPSTNAMSLNPYYTFENFIVGKSNEHAHTIAKLVAQRQASAYNPVVFYGKSGLGKTHLLNAIGNDVKEKNKNVLYVTAEDFLNDYMEKIKRKTMDSFRHKYRKCDYLLIDDVQFFGGKEGVQEELLNTFNALYGSKKQIVMTSDKPPKEIKGLEDRLRSRFEGGVMAEITNPELETKISIIESKCELNRISLDKEVIEYIASNIHANIRQIEGILSTINTHLNLSPQSNALLIAKNVLKNYQNERLGDITLDNIIKVVSKELNIKPSEITSKERSRKVAFARRAVIYLARSLTINSMPMIAKELGMKDHSSVSKALKAIETEIKQNPSTKSIIEDIKSKIQQSLDSI, translated from the coding sequence TTGTCCATAGATAATATATTAAAAAAACTTAAAACTAAGCTATCAGAATCTGAATATGCTTCTTACATCTCACTTATGGAGTATGATGAAAGTGCCTCTAGGACGGATACGGAAGTATTTTATGTGCCTAATATGTTTGTGGCAAATTGGATAAAAAGTAACTATTTAGAAATTATCGCGCATGCTTTTGAAGATGAAAATACGCTAGGTATTCGTCCAGAAATTCACATCAAAGTGAGAAAACAAAACCACAATGTGAAAAGTGTAAATCTTAATAAAATCGCTATGCCCTCCACAAATGCGATGAGTCTTAATCCCTACTACACTTTTGAAAACTTTATTGTGGGTAAATCTAATGAGCATGCCCACACCATTGCTAAGCTTGTGGCTCAAAGACAAGCCTCTGCGTATAATCCTGTGGTATTTTATGGTAAGTCTGGGCTTGGCAAAACGCATTTGCTTAACGCCATAGGCAATGATGTGAAAGAAAAAAACAAAAATGTGTTGTATGTTACAGCTGAAGATTTCCTCAATGACTATATGGAAAAAATTAAGCGCAAAACTATGGATAGCTTTCGCCATAAATACCGCAAATGTGATTATTTGCTTATTGATGATGTGCAGTTTTTTGGCGGCAAAGAAGGCGTGCAGGAGGAGCTTTTAAATACCTTTAATGCGCTGTATGGCTCTAAAAAACAAATTGTGATGACAAGCGATAAGCCTCCCAAAGAAATTAAAGGCTTAGAAGATAGGCTGCGCTCGCGCTTTGAAGGTGGGGTTATGGCAGAGATTACTAATCCTGAACTTGAGACAAAAATATCCATTATAGAATCTAAGTGCGAGCTTAACCGCATTAGCCTTGATAAAGAAGTCATTGAATACATCGCTTCAAATATTCATGCTAATATCCGCCAGATTGAGGGGATTTTATCCACCATAAACACGCATCTTAATCTTTCGCCACAAAGCAATGCCTTGCTCATTGCCAAAAATGTGCTTAAAAATTATCAAAATGAGAGATTAGGCGACATCACGCTTGATAATATTATAAAAGTGGTGAGTAAGGAGCTAAACATTAAGCCTAGTGAAATTACCTCTAAAGAGCGCAGCCGTAAGGTTGCCTTCGCGCGGCGCGCTGTTATTTACCTCGCACGCTCTTTAACGATTAATTCCATGCCTATGATTGCCAAAGAGCTTGGTATGAAAGACCATAGCTCTGTGAGCAAGGCTTTAAAGGCTATTGAAACAGAAATTAAGCAAAACCCCTCCACAAAAAGCATTATCGAGGATATAAAAAGCAAAATTCAACAAAGTCTTGATAGCATATAG
- a CDS encoding oleate hydratase, whose amino-acid sequence MYYSSGNYEAFARPLKPEGVDNKSAYLVGSGLASLSAACFLIRDGQMKGEKIHILEELSLPGGACDGIYNESKKGFVIRGGREMENHFECLWDLFRSIPSLEVENASVLDEFYWLNKKDPNFSLMRVTQNQGQDAHTDKKFGLSDKGLMEILKLFFTRDEDLYDKKIDEVFSKEVLDSNFWLYWRTMFAFENWHSALEMRLYLQRFIHHVDGLPDLSALKFTKYNQYESLIMPMIAYLKQHNVNFIYNTKVTNVKFEKNGNKKVAKEIIFERDGKEDSIKLSENDLVFVTNGSCTENSTLGDDNTAPVLNTSEGACWKLWKNIAAQDSSFGRPEKFCNNIKATNWESATITTLDNVIPPYIEKICKRDPFSGKVVTGGIVTARDSAWLLSWTINRQPHFKSQPKEQLVIWFYGLFTDVPGDFVKKPLKECSGREIIQEWLYHIGVPSDKIVEYSEKHARCVPCMMPYITAFFMPRAKGDRPDVVPQGCVNFAFLGQFAQTASDTIFTTEYSVRTAMEAVYTLLNVDRGVPEVFGSRFDIRALLASSVRLMDGKKPTEMKVPFLVKLLEKAAIAKIDNTLLGDLLKEYGVI is encoded by the coding sequence ATGTATTACAGCAGCGGGAATTACGAGGCGTTTGCGCGCCCATTAAAGCCAGAGGGCGTGGATAATAAGAGTGCGTATCTTGTGGGAAGTGGGCTTGCAAGTCTGTCTGCGGCGTGTTTTCTTATCCGTGATGGGCAGATGAAGGGCGAGAAAATCCACATTTTAGAGGAGCTAAGTCTGCCGGGCGGGGCGTGCGATGGAATCTATAATGAGAGCAAAAAGGGCTTTGTTATCCGCGGTGGGCGCGAGATGGAAAATCATTTTGAGTGCCTTTGGGATTTGTTTCGCTCTATCCCCTCGCTAGAGGTTGAGAATGCAAGTGTTTTGGACGAATTTTATTGGCTAAACAAAAAAGACCCAAATTTTTCTTTGATGAGAGTAACGCAAAATCAAGGTCAAGACGCCCATACTGACAAGAAATTTGGCTTGAGTGATAAGGGCTTAATGGAGATTTTAAAGCTATTTTTCACGCGCGATGAGGACTTGTATGACAAAAAAATCGATGAAGTGTTTAGCAAAGAAGTGCTAGATTCTAACTTTTGGCTTTACTGGCGCACGATGTTTGCGTTTGAGAATTGGCACAGCGCGCTTGAGATGCGGCTATATTTGCAGCGATTTATCCATCATGTCGATGGGCTGCCTGATTTGTCTGCGCTAAAATTCACAAAATATAATCAATATGAGTCGCTTATAATGCCCATGATTGCGTATCTTAAGCAGCATAATGTGAATTTTATCTACAATACAAAAGTTACCAATGTGAAATTTGAGAAAAATGGTAACAAAAAGGTGGCAAAAGAGATAATTTTTGAACGTGATGGCAAGGAAGATTCTATAAAATTAAGCGAAAATGACTTGGTGTTTGTTACGAATGGTAGCTGCACGGAAAATTCGACTTTAGGCGATGATAATACCGCACCGGTGCTGAATACAAGCGAGGGTGCGTGCTGGAAATTATGGAAAAATATCGCCGCTCAAGATTCTAGTTTCGGTCGCCCTGAGAAATTTTGTAACAATATTAAGGCGACAAATTGGGAATCTGCGACTATAACGACACTTGATAATGTTATCCCGCCTTATATTGAGAAAATTTGCAAACGCGACCCTTTTAGCGGGAAAGTCGTGACCGGCGGCATTGTCACGGCGCGAGATTCTGCGTGGCTGCTTAGCTGGACTATCAATCGGCAGCCGCATTTCAAAAGTCAGCCAAAAGAGCAGCTTGTGATTTGGTTTTATGGGCTATTTACCGATGTGCCGGGCGATTTTGTCAAAAAGCCCTTGAAAGAGTGCAGCGGGCGCGAGATTATCCAAGAGTGGCTGTATCATATCGGCGTGCCGAGCGATAAGATTGTGGAATATAGCGAAAAGCATGCGCGCTGTGTGCCTTGCATGATGCCCTATATCACGGCGTTTTTTATGCCGCGCGCAAAGGGTGATAGACCTGATGTGGTGCCGCAGGGTTGTGTGAATTTTGCGTTTTTAGGGCAGTTTGCACAGACGGCTAGTGATACGATTTTTACGACTGAATACTCGGTTAGAACGGCGATGGAGGCGGTTTATACTTTATTGAATGTGGATAGGGGCGTGCCGGAAGTCTTTGGCTCGCGCTTTGATATTCGCGCCCTGCTTGCCTCTAGCGTGCGGCTAATGGACGGGAAAAAGCCCACAGAAATGAAAGTGCCTTTTTTAGTCAAACTGCTTGAAAAAGCCGCCATAGCAAAAATTGACAACACACTCCTAGGCGACCTTTTGAAAGAATATGGGGTGATATAG
- a CDS encoding PAS domain-containing protein: MIDLGMELSDSTLITSKTDLKGRVTYCNKDFLRYSGFSEDEVFGKPHNIVRHKDMPKAVFKILWDYVKRGEEVFAFVKNRTKDNGHYWVFANVTPSFDMQKNIVGYYSVRRKPNPKAIKQIAQVYRSMLSAQSQSTQASYALLEQKLSEHNMSYNHFILSLQERA, encoded by the coding sequence ATGATTGATTTGGGTATGGAACTAAGCGACTCTACGCTCATTACATCTAAAACAGATTTAAAAGGCAGGGTAACATATTGCAATAAAGATTTTCTCCGATATAGCGGCTTTAGCGAAGATGAAGTATTTGGAAAACCACACAACATCGTGCGACACAAGGATATGCCAAAGGCGGTTTTTAAAATTTTGTGGGATTATGTTAAAAGGGGCGAGGAGGTCTTTGCCTTTGTGAAAAATAGAACCAAAGATAATGGGCATTATTGGGTTTTTGCCAATGTCACACCCTCATTTGATATGCAAAAAAATATCGTGGGCTATTATTCTGTAAGGAGAAAGCCAAATCCCAAAGCCATTAAGCAAATCGCTCAAGTATATCGCTCTATGCTTAGTGCGCAAAGTCAATCCACGCAGGCAAGCTACGCATTGCTTGAGCAGAAGCTTAGCGAGCATAATATGTCTTATAATCACTTCATACTTTCTTTGCAGGAGCGCGCATAA